In Persicimonas caeni, a single window of DNA contains:
- a CDS encoding aminotransferase class I/II-fold pyridoxal phosphate-dependent enzyme — MSVWNEWLDASLDKLAEHELLRTLDAVEPVDAVHVRADGRRLTLFSSNDYLGLSAHPKVRQAAADAAEQGGLGPRGSALVCGYTTAHEALERELAELKGCEAGLLFPTGFAANLAVVSSLGGSGVAIFSDSLNHASIIDGCRLARRRGATLEVYPHGDMAALEEMLANSEASRKLIVTDSVFSMDGDLAPLDRLAELKAEHDALLVVDEAHGTLVFGEHGGGVAEHFGVEDAVDVHVGTLSKAVGALGGFAATSQKFRQWIFNRGRAFVFSTAQAVPVVEAARAAIRVARDEPEIRRRLWERIAQLGDRLGRELTSPIVPIVLGDEARALAASDHLLDEGFHVIAIRPPTVPPGTSRLRVALSAAHAPEDIDRLADTLEAIT, encoded by the coding sequence CAAGCTCGCCGAGCACGAGTTGTTGCGCACGCTCGACGCGGTGGAGCCTGTCGACGCGGTGCACGTGCGCGCCGACGGGCGCAGGCTTACCCTTTTCTCGAGCAACGATTACCTGGGACTCTCCGCTCACCCGAAGGTGCGCCAAGCTGCAGCCGATGCGGCCGAGCAGGGCGGTCTAGGACCGCGAGGCTCGGCGCTTGTGTGTGGCTATACCACCGCCCACGAGGCGCTCGAGCGCGAACTCGCCGAGCTCAAAGGCTGTGAGGCTGGACTGTTGTTCCCGACTGGGTTCGCGGCCAATTTGGCGGTGGTGTCGTCGCTCGGCGGTTCGGGCGTCGCCATCTTCAGCGATTCGCTCAACCACGCCTCGATCATCGACGGCTGCCGGCTGGCGCGTCGGCGCGGGGCGACACTCGAGGTCTACCCCCACGGCGACATGGCCGCGCTCGAAGAGATGTTGGCCAATAGCGAGGCGTCGCGAAAGCTCATCGTGACCGACTCAGTCTTCAGCATGGACGGCGACCTCGCGCCGCTCGACCGCCTCGCCGAACTCAAGGCCGAGCACGACGCGTTGCTCGTCGTCGACGAAGCCCACGGCACGCTCGTCTTCGGCGAGCATGGCGGCGGCGTCGCCGAGCATTTCGGCGTCGAGGACGCCGTTGACGTGCACGTGGGCACGCTGAGCAAGGCGGTTGGAGCGCTCGGCGGCTTCGCGGCGACGTCCCAGAAGTTTCGACAGTGGATCTTCAACCGGGGCAGGGCGTTTGTCTTCTCGACCGCCCAGGCGGTTCCGGTGGTCGAGGCGGCGCGCGCGGCGATTCGCGTGGCCCGCGACGAGCCCGAGATTCGCCGCCGCCTCTGGGAGCGCATTGCCCAGTTGGGCGACAGACTCGGGCGCGAGTTGACCAGCCCCATCGTGCCGATCGTGCTCGGCGACGAGGCGCGCGCGCTCGCTGCCAGCGACCATCTTCTTGACGAAGGCTTCCACGTGATTGCAATACGTCCACCGACAGTTCCGCCTGGTACCAGCCGACTGCGGGTGGCCCTCTCGGCGGCGCACGCCCCGGAGGACATCGATCGGCTCGCCGATACCCTCGAGGCAATCACATGA
- a CDS encoding FHA domain-containing protein, with the protein MDIGIVLVAVLAVVAVAFVIVFLRGKSDDSGQSWDKGPATANRAGNRPPRASRASKVNWLVGQSESVAGQNFHLGERTVTIGRGLGNFIQISDENASRVHAQFNASPVGVKVKDMGSSNGTLLNGEKLEPEQPRRLQDGDEIAIGDAVFVYRKEGNFQDQALTGKKDIQASQQKKTQALGAIGGGGSLKEQMEKAVIENGGDFEKAAAQVGIDVEMLKKIVGAEKAS; encoded by the coding sequence ATGGATATTGGAATCGTCTTGGTGGCCGTATTGGCCGTGGTGGCCGTCGCGTTCGTCATCGTCTTTTTGCGCGGCAAATCGGATGACTCGGGCCAATCGTGGGACAAGGGCCCGGCGACGGCTAACCGCGCGGGCAACCGGCCGCCTCGGGCGAGTCGAGCGAGCAAGGTCAACTGGCTCGTCGGCCAGTCCGAGTCGGTCGCCGGACAGAATTTCCACCTGGGCGAGCGCACCGTGACCATCGGACGCGGCCTCGGCAACTTTATCCAGATCAGCGACGAGAACGCCTCGCGCGTCCACGCCCAGTTCAACGCCTCGCCGGTGGGCGTGAAGGTCAAGGACATGGGGAGTTCGAACGGCACCCTGCTCAACGGCGAGAAGCTCGAGCCCGAGCAGCCCCGCCGCCTGCAGGACGGCGACGAGATCGCCATCGGCGACGCCGTCTTCGTCTACCGCAAAGAGGGCAACTTCCAGGACCAAGCGCTCACCGGAAAGAAGGATATCCAGGCCTCCCAGCAGAAGAAGACCCAGGCGCTCGGCGCCATCGGCGGGGGCGGCAGCCTCAAAGAACAGATGGAGAAGGCCGTGATCGAAAACGGCGGCGACTTCGAGAAAGCCGCCGCCCAGGTGGGCATCGATGTCGAGATGCTCAAAAAGATCGTCGGCGCTGAAAAAGCCTCGTAA
- the mscL gene encoding large conductance mechanosensitive channel protein MscL: MSSTFEEFKKFAKRGNIVDMSVGVVIGVAFGAITKSLVDDVIMPPIGLLTGGVDFSELFWVIQQGEPVGPYATIAAAKAAGAVTVNYGNFVNTIINFVIIALAMFFVVRSYKRLTERQEDKPEDAPKAPVDKECPYCFEDIPFQAVRCPKCTSHLDASVEGPAE; the protein is encoded by the coding sequence ATGAGTAGTACCTTCGAAGAGTTCAAGAAGTTCGCCAAGCGCGGCAATATCGTCGACATGTCCGTCGGTGTTGTCATCGGCGTGGCCTTCGGCGCGATCACCAAGTCGCTGGTCGACGACGTGATCATGCCGCCCATCGGCCTGCTCACCGGCGGCGTCGACTTCTCGGAGCTCTTCTGGGTGATTCAACAAGGCGAGCCGGTCGGCCCCTATGCGACCATCGCCGCGGCCAAGGCGGCCGGCGCGGTCACGGTCAATTACGGCAACTTCGTCAATACGATCATCAACTTCGTGATCATCGCCCTGGCGATGTTTTTCGTGGTGCGCTCGTACAAGCGCTTGACCGAGCGGCAGGAGGACAAGCCCGAAGACGCGCCCAAGGCGCCGGTCGACAAGGAGTGTCCGTATTGTTTCGAGGATATTCCGTTTCAGGCGGTGCGGTGTCCGAAGTGCACGTCTCACCTCGACGCAAGTGTCGAAGGCCCTGCAGAGTAG
- a CDS encoding lipid-transfer protein gives MSRKVYVVGVGMTKFEKPGARDWDYPDMAEEAGKQALEDAGVSYEEIEQVFAGYVYGESTSGQAAAYRLGLTGVPIYNVNNNCSTGSTALFMAKQLVEGGIADCVLALGFEQMAKGSLDTSGKGRFNPLGRHFETMAEQRGFAKAPPAPQIFGNAGREHMEKYGTTAEQIAKIAHKNHLHSTKNPRSQFQDEYSLEEILESRMIHEPLTMLQCCPTSDGAAAAVVVSEDFVKEHGLEDQAIEIAAMSMVTDTPDTFGDSAIKLVGADMTRLAAQQVYEASGLSADDVDVIELHDCFSANELITYEGLGLCEEGKAGELIDAGDVTYGGKWVVNPSGGLISKGHPLGATGLAQCAELNWQLRGLADDRQVDDAEVALQHNLGLGGAAVVTLYKR, from the coding sequence ATGAGCCGCAAAGTGTACGTCGTAGGCGTTGGCATGACCAAGTTCGAGAAGCCCGGTGCCCGCGACTGGGATTACCCGGACATGGCCGAAGAGGCCGGAAAGCAGGCTCTCGAGGACGCCGGTGTGAGCTACGAGGAGATCGAGCAGGTCTTCGCCGGCTATGTGTACGGCGAGTCGACCTCCGGCCAGGCGGCCGCGTATCGGCTAGGCCTGACGGGCGTGCCGATTTACAACGTCAACAACAACTGCTCGACCGGCTCGACGGCCCTGTTCATGGCCAAGCAGCTCGTCGAGGGCGGCATCGCCGACTGCGTGCTGGCGCTGGGCTTCGAGCAGATGGCCAAGGGCTCGCTCGACACCAGCGGCAAGGGCCGCTTCAACCCGCTGGGCCGCCACTTCGAGACGATGGCCGAGCAGCGCGGCTTCGCCAAGGCGCCCCCTGCCCCGCAGATCTTCGGGAACGCCGGCCGCGAGCACATGGAGAAGTACGGCACCACGGCCGAGCAGATCGCCAAGATCGCCCACAAAAACCACCTGCACTCGACCAAAAACCCGCGCTCGCAATTCCAGGACGAGTACTCGCTCGAAGAGATCCTGGAGTCGCGCATGATCCACGAACCGCTCACCATGCTGCAGTGCTGCCCGACCTCCGACGGCGCGGCCGCCGCAGTCGTGGTCAGCGAAGATTTCGTCAAGGAGCACGGCCTCGAGGACCAGGCGATCGAAATCGCGGCCATGTCGATGGTCACCGACACCCCGGACACCTTCGGCGACAGCGCCATCAAGCTCGTCGGCGCCGACATGACTCGCCTGGCCGCCCAACAGGTCTACGAGGCCAGCGGCCTGAGCGCTGACGACGTCGACGTCATCGAGCTGCACGACTGCTTCTCGGCCAACGAGCTCATCACCTACGAGGGCCTGGGGCTATGCGAGGAAGGAAAGGCAGGCGAGCTCATCGACGCAGGCGACGTCACCTACGGCGGCAAATGGGTCGTCAACCCCTCGGGCGGGCTCATCTCCAAGGGCCACCCGCTGGGCGCCACCGGCCTGGCGCAATGCGCCGAGCTCAACTGGCAGCTTCGCGGACTCGCCGACGACCGTCAGGTCGACGACGCCGAAGTCGCGCTGCAGCATAACCTGGGATTGGGTGGTGCTGCGGTGGTGACATTGTATAAGCGTTGA